In Sphingobium sp. B2D3C, a genomic segment contains:
- the hslV gene encoding ATP-dependent protease subunit HslV has translation MPVWHGTTILSVRASGKVVVIGDGQVSMGQTVMKPNARKVRRLHDGSVIGGFAGATADAFTLFERLESKLERHNGQLMRAAVELAKDWRTDKYLRNLEAMMIVADKDTTLILTGNGDVLEPLEGIAAIGSGGNYALSAARALQDYEKDAETLARKAMKIAAEICVYTNDSLTIETLDSAT, from the coding sequence ATGCCGGTCTGGCACGGCACCACCATCCTCTCCGTCCGCGCATCAGGAAAGGTCGTCGTCATCGGCGATGGCCAGGTCTCGATGGGGCAGACGGTCATGAAACCCAATGCCCGCAAGGTCCGCCGCCTGCATGATGGCAGCGTGATTGGCGGCTTTGCCGGCGCCACCGCCGATGCCTTCACGCTCTTCGAGCGGCTGGAGAGCAAGCTGGAGCGCCACAACGGGCAGCTGATGCGCGCCGCCGTGGAACTGGCGAAGGACTGGCGGACGGACAAATATCTGCGCAATCTGGAAGCCATGATGATCGTGGCGGACAAGGATACGACGCTGATCCTCACCGGCAATGGCGATGTGCTGGAGCCGCTGGAAGGCATCGCCGCGATCGGATCGGGCGGCAATTACGCGCTCTCCGCCGCGCGGGCGCTGCAGGATTATGAGAAGGACGCCGAGACGCTCGCCCGCAAGGCCATGAAGATCGCGGCGGAAATCTGCGTCTACACCAATGACAGCCTGACCATCGAGACTCTGGACAGCGCCACCTGA
- a CDS encoding TIGR00645 family protein yields MTPADPNAPLRPLPLLIFGSRWLQLPLYLGLIVAQCVYVFLFLKELIHLVMHAYEFTEQQIMLVVLGLIDVVMISNLLIMVIVGGYETFVSRLGLQGHRDQPEWLSHVNAGVLKVKLAMAIIGISSIHLLRTFIEAGAMGTPAARVTSEGVMWQAIIHGLFIISAIGIAYVDRMTQTKH; encoded by the coding sequence ATGACACCTGCCGATCCCAACGCTCCGCTTCGTCCGCTTCCGCTGCTGATCTTCGGGTCGCGCTGGCTGCAGCTCCCGCTGTATCTGGGCCTCATCGTCGCGCAGTGCGTTTATGTGTTCCTGTTCCTCAAGGAACTGATTCACTTGGTTATGCACGCCTATGAGTTCACCGAGCAGCAGATCATGCTGGTGGTACTCGGATTGATCGATGTGGTGATGATCTCGAACCTGCTGATCATGGTCATCGTCGGCGGATACGAGACTTTCGTGTCCCGCCTCGGCCTGCAGGGTCATCGCGATCAGCCCGAGTGGCTCAGCCATGTGAATGCCGGCGTGCTCAAGGTGAAGCTGGCGATGGCGATCATCGGCATTTCCTCGATTCACCTGCTGCGCACCTTCATCGAGGCGGGCGCCATGGGCACGCCCGCGGCCCGCGTGACGAGCGAGGGGGTGATGTGGCAGGCGATCATCCACGGCCTCTTCATCATATCCGCCATCGGCATCGCCTATGTCGACCGGATGACGCAGACCAAGCACTGA
- the hslU gene encoding ATP-dependent protease ATPase subunit HslU: protein MNDNLTPKAIVTALDAHIIGQAEAKRAVAVALRNRWRRQKLPVELRDEVTPKNILMIGPTGCGKTEISRRLAKLADAPFIKVEATKFTEVGYVGRDVEQIVRDLVEEAVRLERERRREAVRGAASEAAMGRLLDALTGKEASEATRLSFRQRIESDQMNDVEVEVEVTDAPAAPMEIPGMGGNIGMINLSDMMSKALGQQQKKRRKMRVADAWDKLVEEEQDKRLDQDDVARVAIASAEQNGIVFLDEIDKIAVSDVRGGSVSREGVQRDLLPLIEGTTVATKYGPLKTDHILFIASGAFHVAKPSDLLPELQGRLPIRVELKGLTEEDFVAILSDTKASLPEQYAALLATEGVTIQLAPDGIRAIAKIAADVNEQVENIGARRLQTVMEKLLEDVSFEADTRAGETITIDAGYVERQLSGIAKNTDLSKYIL from the coding sequence ATGAACGACAATCTCACCCCCAAAGCCATCGTCACCGCGCTGGATGCGCACATCATCGGCCAGGCCGAGGCCAAGCGCGCCGTCGCCGTTGCCCTGCGCAACCGCTGGCGGCGGCAGAAGCTGCCCGTTGAGCTGCGCGACGAGGTGACGCCCAAGAACATCCTGATGATCGGTCCCACGGGCTGCGGGAAGACCGAGATCAGCCGCCGTCTGGCCAAGCTGGCCGATGCGCCGTTCATCAAGGTGGAAGCGACCAAGTTCACCGAGGTCGGCTATGTCGGCCGCGACGTGGAGCAGATCGTGCGCGATCTGGTCGAGGAAGCCGTACGCCTCGAACGTGAGCGCCGGCGGGAGGCCGTGCGCGGCGCGGCCAGCGAGGCGGCCATGGGCCGACTGCTCGATGCGCTCACCGGGAAGGAAGCCAGCGAGGCCACCCGCCTCTCCTTCCGCCAGCGGATCGAGAGCGACCAGATGAACGATGTCGAGGTGGAGGTCGAGGTGACCGACGCGCCCGCCGCGCCGATGGAAATCCCTGGCATGGGTGGCAATATCGGCATGATCAACCTGTCGGACATGATGTCCAAGGCGCTCGGCCAGCAGCAGAAGAAGCGTCGCAAGATGCGCGTGGCCGATGCATGGGACAAGCTGGTCGAGGAGGAGCAGGACAAGCGGCTCGATCAGGACGATGTCGCCCGCGTCGCCATTGCCTCGGCCGAGCAGAACGGCATCGTGTTCCTCGACGAGATCGACAAAATCGCGGTGAGCGACGTGCGCGGCGGATCGGTGAGCCGCGAGGGCGTCCAGCGCGATCTGCTGCCGCTGATCGAGGGCACGACGGTCGCCACAAAATACGGCCCGCTCAAGACCGACCATATCCTGTTCATCGCCTCGGGCGCCTTCCATGTCGCCAAGCCGAGCGACTTGCTGCCGGAACTGCAGGGCCGCCTGCCGATCCGCGTGGAATTGAAGGGCCTGACCGAGGAGGATTTCGTCGCGATCCTCTCCGACACCAAGGCCTCGCTGCCCGAGCAATATGCCGCGCTTCTGGCGACCGAAGGCGTCACCATCCAGCTCGCGCCGGACGGCATCCGCGCCATCGCGAAGATCGCCGCTGACGTGAACGAGCAGGTCGAGAATATCGGGGCGCGCCGGCTCCAGACGGTTATGGAGAAATTGCTGGAGGATGTGAGCTTCGAGGCGGACACCCGCGCAGGCGAGACAATCACCATCGATGCCGGCTATGTCGAGCGCCAGCTTTCGGGTATCGCCAAGAACACGGACCTGAGCAAATATATCCTCTGA